The Pantoea nemavictus genome includes a region encoding these proteins:
- the cysI gene encoding assimilatory sulfite reductase (NADPH) hemoprotein subunit, with amino-acid sequence MSEKHPGPLVVEGKLVDAERLKKQSNYLRGTILDDLDDGLTGGFTGDNFLLIRFHGMYQQDDRDIRAERAAQKLEPRHAMMLRCRLPGGIITPTQWLAIDKFASEKTIYGSIRLTNRQTFQFHGILKKNVKPTHQMLHEVGLDALATANDVNRNVLCTSNPVESELHQEAYEWAKKLSEHLLPQTRAYAEIWWDKEKVATTDKEPILGETYLPRKFKTTVVVPPHNDVDLHANDLNFIAIAENGKLIGFNLLVGGGLSIDHGNKATYARTASEFGFLPVEKILDVAAAVVTTQRDWGNRTDRKNAKTKYTLERVGVETFKAEVEKRAGLTFEPIRPYAFTSRGDRVGWVKGIDKKWHLTLFIENGRLLDYPGRPLKRGIAEIAKVHQGDFRLTANQNLIVAGVPEKQKAQIEAIAREHGLMEAVTAQRENSMACVAFPTCPLAMAEAERFLPSFVTKVEEIMHKHGVGEEHIVLRVTGCPNGCGRALLAELGLVGKAPGRYNLHIGGNREGTRIPRMYRENINEGEILASIDELVARWATERQANEGFGDFVIRTGIIKAVVDPARDFWDSEAV; translated from the coding sequence ATGAGCGAAAAACATCCTGGACCGCTGGTCGTTGAAGGCAAGCTGGTCGACGCTGAGCGTCTGAAAAAACAGAGTAACTACCTGCGCGGCACCATCCTCGACGATCTCGACGATGGCCTGACCGGCGGCTTCACCGGCGATAACTTCCTGCTGATCCGTTTTCACGGTATGTACCAACAGGATGACCGCGACATTCGAGCCGAACGCGCGGCGCAGAAACTCGAGCCGCGCCACGCTATGATGCTGCGCTGCCGTCTGCCGGGCGGCATCATCACGCCAACGCAGTGGCTGGCGATTGATAAATTTGCCAGCGAAAAAACCATTTACGGCAGCATCCGTTTGACTAACCGTCAGACCTTCCAGTTTCACGGCATTCTGAAGAAGAACGTGAAGCCGACGCACCAGATGCTGCACGAAGTCGGACTCGACGCACTGGCGACCGCCAACGACGTTAACCGTAACGTGTTATGCACCTCGAACCCGGTGGAATCAGAGCTGCATCAGGAAGCGTACGAGTGGGCGAAAAAGCTCTCCGAACATCTGCTGCCGCAAACCCGTGCATACGCTGAGATCTGGTGGGACAAAGAGAAAGTAGCCACCACGGATAAAGAGCCGATCCTCGGTGAGACCTATCTGCCGCGTAAATTCAAAACCACGGTAGTGGTGCCGCCGCATAACGATGTCGATCTGCACGCCAATGATTTGAACTTCATCGCTATCGCTGAGAACGGCAAGTTGATTGGCTTTAACCTGCTGGTAGGCGGTGGTTTGTCGATTGATCACGGTAACAAAGCCACCTACGCACGCACCGCCAGCGAGTTTGGCTTCCTGCCGGTAGAGAAGATTCTCGACGTGGCGGCCGCGGTGGTGACCACGCAGCGCGATTGGGGTAACCGTACCGATCGTAAAAATGCCAAGACTAAGTACACGCTGGAACGCGTCGGTGTCGAAACCTTCAAAGCGGAAGTGGAAAAACGTGCCGGTCTGACGTTTGAACCGATTCGTCCCTATGCGTTCACCTCGCGCGGCGACCGCGTTGGCTGGGTGAAAGGCATCGATAAGAAGTGGCACCTGACGCTGTTCATCGAGAATGGTCGTCTGCTGGATTATCCGGGTCGTCCGTTGAAGCGCGGCATCGCCGAAATCGCCAAAGTCCATCAGGGCGATTTCCGTTTGACCGCCAACCAGAACCTGATTGTGGCTGGCGTGCCTGAGAAGCAAAAAGCGCAGATCGAAGCCATCGCCCGTGAACACGGTTTGATGGAAGCGGTAACGGCGCAGCGTGAAAACTCGATGGCGTGCGTGGCCTTCCCGACCTGTCCGCTGGCGATGGCCGAAGCCGAGCGCTTCCTGCCATCGTTCGTCACCAAAGTGGAAGAGATCATGCATAAGCATGGCGTGGGTGAAGAGCACATAGTGTTACGCGTTACCGGTTGCCCGAATGGTTGTGGCCGTGCTTTGCTGGCTGAGTTGGGTCTGGTGGGTAAAGCGCCGGGCCGTTACAACTTGCACATTGGCGGCAACCGCGAAGGTACGCGCATTCCACGCATGTACCGCGAGAATATCAACGAAGGCGAAATCCTCGCCAGCATCGACGAGCTGGTGGCGCGCTGGGCAACCGAGCGTCAGGCCAATGAAGGCTTCGGCGACTTCGTGATTCGCACTGGCATCATCAAAGCCGTGGTTGATCCCGCCCGTGATTTTTGGGACTCGGAGGCAGTATGA
- the cysJ gene encoding NADPH-dependent assimilatory sulfite reductase flavoprotein subunit has product MTTQAPGSLLPLSPEQLARLQAATTDFNTTQMAWLSGYFWGMVNQTPGAAAVPAPVQAETPTITLISASQTGNARRLAEQLRDDLLAAKLSVNLVNAGDYKFKQIGQEKLLVVVTSTQGEGEPPEEAVALHKFLLSKKAPKFTGTAFAVFGLGDTSYEFFSKAGKDFDERLAELGAERLLDRVDADVEYKEQATAWRQQITEILKARVPSESPAQAAITAAGSVNLVDSSPYTKEEPLLASFAANQKITGRDSDKDVRHIEIDLGDSGLRYQPGDALGVWFENDAELVQELLQLVWLKGDEQVEVQGKTLALTEALQKHFELTVNTPQIVEQYAALSRNDALLALAGDKPKLQSYAQSFPIVDMVRQAPTELNPEQLTSLLRPLTPRLYSIASSQAENETEVHITVGAVRFEIDGRQRGGGASTWLADRIEEEGEIRVFIEHNDNFRLPANPETPVIMIGPGTGIAPFRSFMQQRDNDGAGGKNWLFFGNPHFTDDFLYQVEWQKYVKDGLLTNIDLAWSRDQAEKIYVQDKIRAKGAEVWSWLQEGAHLYVCGDANRMAKDVEQALLDVVVEHGGMDRETADEFLSELRIERRYQRDVY; this is encoded by the coding sequence ATGACGACTCAGGCACCAGGTTCACTGCTTCCGTTATCCCCGGAGCAACTCGCGCGCTTACAGGCGGCGACCACGGATTTCAACACCACGCAGATGGCCTGGCTCTCAGGCTATTTCTGGGGCATGGTCAACCAGACGCCGGGTGCGGCTGCCGTGCCAGCGCCTGTTCAGGCTGAAACACCGACCATCACGCTGATCTCCGCCTCACAGACCGGCAATGCGCGTCGCCTGGCTGAACAGCTGCGTGATGACCTGCTGGCAGCGAAGCTGAGCGTCAATCTGGTTAACGCTGGCGATTACAAATTCAAACAGATCGGCCAGGAAAAGCTGCTGGTGGTGGTGACCTCCACCCAAGGTGAAGGCGAGCCGCCGGAAGAAGCCGTGGCGCTGCACAAGTTCCTGCTGTCGAAGAAGGCGCCGAAGTTTACCGGCACCGCCTTTGCGGTGTTCGGTCTTGGCGATACCTCTTATGAGTTTTTCAGCAAAGCCGGTAAAGACTTTGATGAGCGTCTGGCGGAACTCGGTGCCGAACGTCTACTGGATCGTGTGGATGCGGACGTTGAATACAAAGAGCAGGCAACGGCCTGGCGTCAGCAGATCACCGAGATATTAAAAGCGCGCGTGCCGAGCGAATCGCCAGCCCAGGCCGCCATCACAGCGGCAGGCAGCGTCAACCTGGTCGACAGCAGCCCGTACACTAAAGAAGAGCCGCTGCTGGCCAGCTTTGCTGCAAACCAGAAAATCACCGGACGCGACTCGGATAAAGATGTGCGCCACATTGAAATCGATCTCGGCGATTCTGGCCTGCGTTACCAGCCGGGTGACGCGCTGGGCGTGTGGTTTGAAAACGATGCTGAACTGGTGCAGGAACTGCTGCAGCTGGTGTGGCTGAAAGGCGACGAGCAGGTTGAGGTGCAGGGCAAAACGCTGGCGCTCACTGAGGCGCTGCAAAAACACTTCGAACTGACGGTTAATACGCCACAAATCGTTGAACAATATGCCGCCCTGTCGCGCAACGATGCGCTGCTGGCATTAGCGGGTGACAAGCCAAAGCTGCAGAGCTATGCGCAGAGCTTCCCGATTGTCGATATGGTGCGTCAGGCGCCGACTGAACTGAATCCAGAGCAATTAACCAGCCTGCTGCGTCCGCTGACGCCGCGCCTCTACTCGATTGCTTCTTCGCAGGCAGAAAACGAAACCGAAGTGCATATTACCGTCGGTGCGGTGCGCTTTGAGATCGACGGTCGCCAGCGCGGTGGCGGTGCATCTACCTGGCTGGCGGATCGCATTGAAGAAGAGGGCGAAATTCGCGTCTTCATCGAGCATAACGACAATTTCCGCCTGCCTGCTAATCCGGAAACCCCGGTAATTATGATTGGTCCGGGCACCGGCATCGCACCGTTCCGCTCCTTTATGCAGCAGCGCGATAACGATGGCGCAGGCGGCAAAAACTGGCTGTTCTTCGGCAATCCGCACTTCACCGATGATTTCCTCTATCAGGTAGAGTGGCAGAAGTACGTCAAAGATGGCTTGCTGACTAATATTGATCTGGCATGGTCGCGCGATCAGGCCGAGAAAATTTACGTACAAGATAAAATCCGCGCCAAAGGTGCGGAGGTGTGGAGCTGGTTACAGGAAGGCGCGCACCTTTACGTCTGCGGCGATGCCAATCGCATGGCAAAAGACGTTGAGCAAGCATTACTGGATGTGGTGGTCGAACACGGCGGCATGGATCGTGAAACGGCTGATGAATTTTTAAGTGAGCTGCGCATTGAGCGCCGTTATCAGCGAGACGTTTACTAA
- the queD gene encoding 6-carboxytetrahydropterin synthase QueD — protein sequence MSTTLFKEFQFESAHRLPHVPEGHKCGRLHGHSFLVRLEITGEVDAHTGWVMDFAELKAAFKPLYDRLDHHYLNDIPGLENPTSEVLAKWIWDQMKPILPELSAVMIKETCTAGCVYRG from the coding sequence ATGTCTACCACGTTATTTAAAGAGTTCCAGTTTGAATCTGCCCATCGCTTACCTCACGTGCCGGAAGGCCATAAGTGTGGGCGTTTGCACGGCCATTCTTTCCTGGTGCGATTAGAAATCACCGGCGAAGTGGATGCGCATACCGGTTGGGTAATGGATTTTGCCGAGCTGAAGGCAGCGTTTAAGCCTCTGTACGATCGCCTCGATCATCACTATCTGAATGACATCCCAGGTTTAGAAAATCCCACCAGCGAAGTGCTGGCAAAGTGGATTTGGGATCAGATGAAGCCGATTCTGCCTGAGTTGAGTGCGGTGATGATTAAAGAGACCTGTACCGCTGGTTGTGTTTATCGCGGTTGA
- the queE gene encoding 7-carboxy-7-deazaguanine synthase QueE, producing MFYPINEMFQTLQGEGFYTGVPALFIRLQGCPVGCSWCDTKHTWETRADRETSLGDILVKTVESDAWGNADAAMLLDSIQRQGWTARHVVITGGEPAIFDLRPLTQALEAAGFACQIETSGTHEVQCSEATWVTVSPKVNMRGGYDVLPQALQRADEIKHPVARERDVEALDALLSGLHDEKKRIVALQPISRGDAATKLCIETCIARNWRLSMQTHKYLNIA from the coding sequence ATGTTCTACCCGATTAACGAAATGTTCCAGACGCTGCAGGGCGAAGGTTTCTACACCGGCGTTCCGGCGCTGTTCATCCGCTTACAAGGATGTCCGGTGGGCTGTAGCTGGTGTGATACCAAACATACCTGGGAAACGCGGGCAGATCGGGAGACCTCGCTGGGTGATATTTTGGTGAAAACCGTGGAGAGCGATGCCTGGGGCAACGCCGATGCCGCGATGCTTCTCGACTCTATTCAGCGCCAGGGCTGGACCGCACGTCACGTGGTGATTACCGGCGGTGAACCGGCGATTTTCGATCTGCGTCCGCTGACGCAAGCATTAGAAGCGGCGGGCTTTGCGTGCCAAATCGAAACCAGCGGCACGCACGAAGTGCAGTGCTCAGAAGCCACCTGGGTGACGGTTTCACCGAAGGTGAATATGCGCGGCGGTTATGACGTATTGCCGCAGGCATTGCAACGCGCGGATGAGATTAAACATCCGGTGGCGCGTGAGCGTGATGTCGAAGCGTTGGATGCGTTGTTGTCGGGCCTGCATGACGAGAAAAAGCGTATTGTGGCGTTACAGCCGATCAGCCGTGGCGATGCTGCCACCAAACTCTGTATTGAAACCTGTATCGCCCGCAACTGGCGGCTTTCAATGCAGACGCACAAGTATTTGAATATTGCCTGA
- the eno gene encoding phosphopyruvate hydratase encodes MSKIVKVIGREIIDSRGNPTVEAEVHLEGGFVGLAAAPSGASTGSREALELRDGDKSRFLGKGVTKAVAAVNGPIANAVTGKDAKDQANIDKIMIELDGTENKSNFGANAILAVSLAAAKAAAASKGLPLYAHIAELNGTPGKYSMPLPMMNIINGGEHADNNVDIQEFMIQPVGAPTLKEAIRMGSEVFHHLAKVLKSKGMGTAVGDEGGYAPNLGSNAEALAVIAEAVKAAGYELGKDITLAMDCAASEFYKDGKYVLAGEGNKAFTSEEFTHFLEDLTKQYPIVSIEDGLDESDWAGFAYQTKVLGDKIQLVGDDLFVTNTKILKEGIEKGIANSILIKFNQIGSLTETLAAIKMAKDAGYTAVISHRSGETEDATIADLAVGTAAGQIKTGSMSRSDRVAKYNQLIRIEEALGSKAPFNGLKEVKGQA; translated from the coding sequence ATGTCCAAAATCGTAAAAGTCATCGGTCGCGAAATCATCGACTCCCGTGGCAACCCAACTGTAGAAGCAGAAGTGCATCTGGAAGGCGGTTTCGTTGGTCTGGCTGCTGCGCCATCAGGTGCATCTACCGGTTCTCGCGAAGCACTGGAGCTGCGTGACGGTGACAAATCTCGTTTCCTGGGCAAAGGTGTAACCAAAGCGGTTGCAGCGGTTAACGGTCCAATCGCTAACGCGGTAACCGGTAAAGATGCCAAAGACCAGGCGAACATCGATAAGATCATGATCGAGCTGGACGGTACTGAGAACAAATCTAACTTCGGTGCTAACGCCATTCTGGCCGTTTCACTGGCTGCTGCTAAAGCGGCTGCTGCCTCTAAAGGCCTGCCGCTGTATGCGCACATCGCTGAACTGAACGGCACCCCGGGCAAATACTCTATGCCACTGCCAATGATGAACATCATCAACGGTGGCGAGCATGCCGATAACAACGTCGACATCCAGGAATTCATGATTCAGCCGGTTGGCGCGCCAACCCTGAAAGAAGCCATTCGCATGGGTTCTGAAGTCTTCCATCACCTGGCAAAAGTGCTGAAGTCAAAAGGTATGGGCACTGCAGTCGGTGACGAAGGTGGCTACGCGCCAAACCTGGGTTCTAACGCCGAAGCGCTGGCTGTTATCGCTGAAGCGGTAAAAGCAGCAGGCTACGAGCTGGGCAAAGACATCACTCTGGCGATGGACTGCGCAGCATCTGAATTCTACAAAGACGGCAAATATGTGCTGGCTGGCGAAGGTAACAAAGCCTTCACTTCAGAAGAGTTCACGCACTTCCTGGAAGACCTGACCAAACAGTACCCAATCGTCTCTATCGAAGATGGTCTGGACGAATCTGACTGGGCTGGCTTCGCATACCAGACCAAAGTGCTGGGCGACAAAATCCAGCTGGTGGGTGACGATCTGTTCGTAACCAACACCAAGATCCTGAAAGAAGGTATCGAGAAAGGCATCGCTAACTCCATCCTGATCAAATTCAACCAGATCGGTTCACTGACCGAAACCCTGGCTGCAATCAAGATGGCGAAAGATGCTGGCTACACCGCGGTGATTTCACACCGTTCAGGTGAAACCGAAGATGCAACCATCGCTGACCTGGCAGTAGGTACTGCAGCAGGCCAGATCAAAACCGGTTCTATGAGCCGTTCTGACCGCGTTGCTAAGTACAACCAGCTGATTCGTATCGAAGAAGCGCTGGGCAGCAAAGCACCGTTCAACGGTCTGAAAGAAGTTAAAGGCCAGGCGTAA